In the genome of Haemophilus pittmaniae, one region contains:
- a CDS encoding gluconokinase: MAKGKSFILMGVSSTGKTSVGTEVARRLGIKLIDGDDLHPRANIIKMGQGYPLNDADRAPWLERIRDAAFSLEQKSEVGIIVCSALKKQYRNLIRDGNDSVKFLFLEGPFDLVLARMKQRKGHYMKTEMLKSQFETLEIPGADEPDVMHIDIDGSFEEVVQRCIDALRPLLA, encoded by the coding sequence ATGGCAAAAGGTAAAAGCTTTATTTTAATGGGAGTTTCCAGCACCGGTAAGACATCGGTTGGAACAGAAGTTGCCCGTCGCTTGGGAATTAAATTAATTGATGGAGATGATCTTCACCCGAGAGCCAACATTATCAAAATGGGACAAGGATACCCATTAAATGATGCGGATCGCGCGCCTTGGTTGGAACGTATCCGCGATGCGGCTTTTAGTTTGGAACAAAAAAGCGAAGTCGGCATTATCGTGTGTTCGGCTTTGAAGAAACAGTATCGGAATTTGATCCGTGATGGTAACGACAGCGTAAAATTCCTATTTTTAGAAGGTCCATTTGATTTAGTGTTGGCACGCATGAAGCAGCGTAAAGGGCATTACATGAAAACGGAAATGTTGAAAAGTCAGTTCGAAACTTTAGAGATTCCTGGAGCAGATGAACCTGATGTCATGCATATCGATATTGATGGCTCCTTTGAGGAGGTTGTACAGCGCTGTATTGATGCATTACGCCCATTATTGGCTTAA
- the gntR gene encoding gluconate operon transcriptional repressor GntR, producing MKHRRPTLQDIANHLGITKMTVSRYLRNPTAVAPETREKIAAAIEHFGYIPNRAPDILSNAKSKAIGVLLPSLTNHVFADVLKGIELVTDQAGYQTMLGHYGYSAKKEEERIESLLSYNIDGLILSENFHSLRTLKMLQIANIPVIEIMDSSQPGIQQVIGFDNVAAAQEIVETMIMRGHQHVVYFTARMDKRTQLKMQGYEQAMKKHGLEPYSLITEQPSSFTLGAQQLRKILQRRPQTDGIFCTNDDLAIGALFECQRLGIKVPEQVAIAGFHGHDVGYSVSPQLATVVTPRLEMGRLAAQELLARLEGQPIEQKIMDLGYQIHLGESI from the coding sequence ATGAAGCATCGACGCCCTACTTTACAAGATATTGCCAACCACCTCGGCATCACCAAAATGACCGTGAGCCGTTATTTGCGTAACCCAACTGCAGTCGCCCCAGAAACCCGCGAAAAAATTGCCGCGGCAATCGAACACTTCGGCTATATTCCGAATCGCGCACCAGACATTTTGTCCAATGCCAAAAGTAAAGCGATCGGCGTGTTGCTTCCTTCACTCACCAATCATGTATTTGCCGATGTGCTCAAAGGCATTGAGCTGGTTACCGATCAAGCCGGCTACCAAACCATGTTGGGGCACTACGGATATAGTGCGAAAAAGGAAGAAGAACGTATTGAAAGTCTGCTTTCCTACAATATTGATGGATTAATTTTATCGGAAAATTTTCATTCCTTGAGAACCCTAAAAATGTTGCAAATCGCCAATATTCCGGTTATTGAAATCATGGATAGCTCACAACCGGGCATTCAACAGGTTATTGGGTTTGATAATGTTGCAGCTGCTCAGGAAATTGTAGAAACCATGATTATGCGGGGACACCAACATGTGGTGTATTTTACCGCCCGTATGGATAAACGCACTCAACTTAAAATGCAGGGCTACGAACAAGCCATGAAAAAACATGGATTGGAACCCTATAGTTTAATTACCGAACAACCTTCATCTTTTACTTTGGGAGCGCAGCAATTGCGTAAAATTCTGCAACGCCGTCCGCAAACCGATGGTATTTTCTGTACGAATGATGACTTAGCGATTGGTGCTCTATTTGAATGTCAGCGCTTAGGCATAAAAGTCCCTGAGCAAGTTGCTATCGCCGGTTTCCATGGCCATGATGTTGGTTATTCGGTCAGCCCACAGCTTGCCACCGTGGTTACACCACGTTTGGAAATGGGACGCCTAGCGGCACAGGAATTATTGGCTCGTCTAGAGGGCCAACCTATAGAACAAAAAATAATGGATTTGGGCTACCAAATCCATCTAGGGGAAAGTATTTAA
- the selD gene encoding selenide, water dikinase SelD yields MTEDIRLTQYSHGAGUGCKISPKVLGTILQSELEKFTDPRLLVGNETADDAAVYDLGNGIGIISTTDFFMPIVDDPFDFGRIAATNAISDIFAMGGKPIMAIAILGFPINVLPPEVAQKIVDGGRAACHEAGISLAGGHSIDAPEPIFGLAVTGVIDTARVKRNASAQAGCKLYLTKPLGIGVLTTAEKKGKLKPEHRGLATAAMCQMNSIGSQFADLPGVTAMTDVTGFGLLGHLAEICEGSGVNARVHFDQVQTLDGVPEYIAAGCVPGGTNRNFESYGHKIGPLSDYQKAVLCDPQTSGGLLVAIKPEAEQALLAIAEKAGIAIYPVGELIAPRDGVVVEVV; encoded by the coding sequence ATGACTGAAGATATTCGTTTAACTCAGTACAGCCACGGAGCGGGTTGAGGCTGTAAAATTTCGCCTAAGGTGTTAGGGACAATTTTACAAAGCGAACTGGAAAAATTTACTGATCCGCGCTTATTGGTGGGTAATGAAACCGCTGATGATGCCGCGGTATATGATTTAGGCAATGGTATTGGCATTATCAGTACCACTGACTTTTTTATGCCCATTGTCGATGATCCTTTTGATTTTGGCCGTATCGCTGCAACCAATGCGATTAGCGACATTTTTGCTATGGGCGGCAAGCCGATTATGGCGATTGCGATTCTTGGTTTCCCGATTAACGTATTACCGCCGGAAGTCGCGCAAAAGATTGTTGATGGTGGCCGCGCAGCTTGCCATGAAGCCGGTATATCATTGGCTGGAGGACACTCAATTGACGCGCCAGAGCCTATTTTTGGTTTAGCGGTAACCGGTGTGATTGATACTGCAAGGGTCAAACGTAATGCTTCCGCACAGGCTGGTTGCAAACTGTATCTCACTAAGCCATTAGGTATTGGTGTGCTTACTACGGCCGAGAAGAAGGGGAAATTAAAACCAGAACATCGGGGATTGGCGACTGCGGCGATGTGTCAAATGAACAGTATCGGTAGTCAATTTGCTGATTTACCTGGCGTGACTGCGATGACCGATGTTACCGGTTTCGGTTTATTAGGACATTTAGCAGAAATTTGTGAAGGCTCCGGCGTGAATGCTCGGGTACACTTTGACCAGGTGCAAACCCTTGATGGAGTACCGGAATATATCGCTGCAGGTTGTGTACCGGGGGGAACAAATCGTAATTTTGAAAGCTATGGCCACAAAATAGGTCCGTTAAGCGATTATCAAAAAGCGGTGCTTTGTGATCCGCAAACCTCTGGTGGGTTGCTGGTGGCGATCAAACCGGAAGCTGAACAGGCACTGCTAGCTATCGCTGAAAAGGCGGGGATTGCGATTTATCCGGTGGGAGAATTGATTGCACCGCGGGATGGCGTCGTGGTCGAGGTGGTGTAA
- the fur gene encoding ferric iron uptake transcriptional regulator: MSEENVKLLKKAGLKITEPRLTILELMQGRKNEHFSAEDVYKILLEQGSEIGLATVYRVLNQFDEAHILIRHNFEGNKSVFELAPTQHHDHIICEDCGKVFEFNDSVIEQRQKEISEQYGIKLKAHSLYLYGKCSDINKCDENPKK; encoded by the coding sequence ATGTCTGAAGAAAATGTTAAACTGCTGAAAAAAGCCGGCTTAAAAATTACTGAACCGCGATTAACCATTTTGGAATTAATGCAAGGTCGCAAAAATGAGCACTTTTCTGCGGAAGATGTGTACAAAATTTTGTTGGAGCAAGGAAGTGAGATTGGTCTTGCAACGGTGTATCGCGTTCTCAATCAGTTTGATGAAGCCCATATTTTAATCCGCCACAACTTTGAGGGAAACAAATCCGTCTTTGAATTGGCACCAACCCAGCATCATGATCACATTATTTGTGAAGATTGTGGCAAAGTGTTTGAATTTAACGACAGTGTTATCGAACAACGCCAAAAGGAAATCAGCGAACAATACGGCATCAAGCTAAAAGCCCACAGCTTGTATCTGTATGGTAAATGTAGCGATATCAACAAATGTGACGAAAATCCGAAAAAATAA
- the fldA gene encoding flavodoxin FldA, which yields MAVVGLFYGSDTGNTENIAKMIQKQLGSELVDIRDIAKSSKEDIEAYDFLLFGIPTWYYGEAQADWDDFFPTLEEIDFTDKLVAIFGCGDQEDYADYFCDAIGTIRDIVEPRGAIVVGHWPTDGYSFEESKALLEPGTFIGLCIDEDRQPELTAERVEKWTKQIYDEMCLAELA from the coding sequence ATGGCAGTTGTTGGCTTATTTTATGGCAGTGACACCGGCAATACAGAAAATATTGCCAAAATGATACAAAAACAATTAGGTAGCGAATTAGTCGATATTCGCGATATAGCCAAAAGCAGTAAAGAAGATATCGAAGCCTATGATTTTCTACTGTTCGGAATTCCAACCTGGTATTACGGTGAAGCACAAGCAGACTGGGATGATTTTTTCCCAACCTTAGAAGAAATTGATTTCACCGACAAATTAGTGGCTATTTTCGGTTGCGGTGACCAAGAAGACTACGCCGATTATTTCTGCGACGCCATCGGCACAATTCGCGATATCGTTGAACCTCGTGGTGCAATTGTGGTCGGCCATTGGCCAACCGATGGTTATAGTTTCGAAGAGTCCAAAGCATTATTAGAACCAGGTACTTTCATCGGTTTGTGCATTGATGAAGATCGTCAACCTGAATTGACTGCCGAACGTGTCGAAAAATGGACGAAACAAATTTATGACGAAATGTGTTTGGCGGAATTAGCTTAA
- a CDS encoding alpha/beta fold hydrolase, translating to MSASQLLNFQFHQAKQAINPQTLVFIHGLFGDMNNLGIIARAFSDHYNILRVDLRNHGESFHTTEMNYALMAQDLLAVLDNLHLSQVILIGHSMGGKTAMTLAAMAPQRISKLIVIDIAPVTYSHREHAPIFQGLFAVKDAKVETRQQAKPILEKAINDESVVQFMLKSFSAQAPESFRFNLSGLFANYDHLMGWQEVYAVVPTLFIKGGNSSYIQPQFSEQILAQFPNASSFTINGCGHWAHAEKPPFVIRAIERFLNKNEYV from the coding sequence ATGTCTGCAAGCCAATTATTAAACTTCCAATTTCATCAAGCAAAACAAGCAATTAATCCACAAACGCTGGTTTTTATTCACGGTTTATTCGGCGATATGAATAATCTTGGAATAATCGCTCGGGCGTTTAGCGATCACTACAATATTTTACGCGTCGATTTACGTAATCACGGCGAGAGTTTTCACACTACTGAAATGAACTACGCTTTGATGGCACAAGATCTGCTGGCAGTCTTGGATAACTTGCATTTATCGCAAGTGATTTTAATCGGCCACTCGATGGGCGGAAAAACCGCAATGACTTTAGCGGCCATGGCACCACAACGGATCAGCAAGCTAATTGTCATTGATATCGCCCCTGTGACTTATAGCCATCGCGAACACGCTCCAATCTTCCAAGGATTATTTGCAGTCAAAGATGCTAAGGTAGAAACCCGCCAACAGGCAAAACCGATTTTAGAAAAAGCCATAAACGATGAAAGCGTCGTGCAATTTATGCTTAAATCCTTCTCGGCTCAAGCACCGGAATCCTTCCGTTTTAATCTGAGTGGCTTATTTGCCAACTACGATCATCTCATGGGATGGCAGGAAGTGTATGCTGTAGTGCCGACACTATTTATTAAGGGTGGCAATTCATCCTATATCCAACCACAATTTAGCGAACAGATTTTAGCGCAGTTTCCGAATGCCTCCTCATTCACGATCAACGGTTGCGGACACTGGGCTCATGCCGAAAAACCGCCCTTTGTGATTCGAGCGATTGAGCGATTTCTAAATAAGAATGAATATGTTTAA
- the seqA gene encoding replication initiation negative regulator SeqA, with the protein MKIIEVDEELYQYIAGQTQSIGESASDILRRLLHLPQAAALGEVFTLVPPESKAAEQTVSVNSPKSEPEKPVVDSPAFDEPVKTIKKQSDGAIQQTVDKVLALLNSTEFKEETKAVIRFLAILRVLYRTDPESFALATESLQGRTRVYFARDEGTLLMAGNHTKPKQIPDTPYWVITNTNSGRKMLMLEGAMQSMNLPESLINEVRNYFVAN; encoded by the coding sequence ATGAAGATTATCGAAGTGGATGAAGAGTTATATCAATATATTGCGGGTCAAACCCAATCGATTGGCGAAAGTGCATCCGATATTCTTCGTCGTTTGCTCCATTTACCACAAGCCGCTGCATTGGGTGAGGTGTTTACCTTAGTGCCGCCGGAAAGCAAAGCCGCCGAACAAACCGTATCGGTTAATTCTCCAAAATCAGAGCCTGAAAAGCCGGTTGTTGATTCTCCAGCCTTTGATGAGCCGGTAAAAACGATCAAAAAACAATCTGATGGTGCTATTCAACAAACCGTTGATAAAGTCTTGGCATTATTGAATTCCACCGAATTTAAGGAAGAAACTAAAGCTGTGATTCGTTTCTTGGCTATTTTACGGGTGCTTTATCGTACCGATCCGGAAAGTTTTGCCTTAGCTACCGAATCATTACAAGGCCGCACTCGGGTTTATTTTGCCCGCGATGAAGGAACCTTATTGATGGCTGGTAATCACACTAAACCAAAACAAATTCCGGATACGCCTTATTGGGTGATTACCAATACTAATAGTGGCCGTAAAATGCTGATGCTGGAGGGGGCAATGCAATCCATGAATTTACCTGAATCTTTGATTAATGAAGTGCGTAACTACTTTGTCGCCAACTAA
- the menE gene encoding o-succinylbenzoate--CoA ligase → MKCVTTLSPTNLPWLQYSADSQFSHRPALRTTQGGVVSWGQVAEKINLTAGFLQHKGVARGNLVAFCGKNSEKGLFLYLATIALGAKVVGINPAFPADKIELLCSELAVDFCFSEADIDECALIAPLPNFSSAEPATLTLTSGSSGMPKAAVHNVSAHLANALGVCELMNFTADSSWLFSLPLYHVSGQGIVWRWLSVGGELVFPQADFYQTLNSVTHASLVPTQVQRWLAYLAQHSQKPQTKAVLLGGSRIPLELGNQLAHWDVIAFNGYGLTEMASTVCAKVFNGKEGVGLPLSGRHLKLVGDEIYLSGAGMALGYWQHGEIVSLANAEGFFPTKDKGAWLDNEWHCLGRIDNMFISGGENIQPEEIEQLILQWPEVKQAFVLPQNDSEFGQRPVALLEFVDDYSESAVIRLRDFLQGRLERFKQPIAYYPLPQFNDGAIKLSRSRLADWLAQQGKSAK, encoded by the coding sequence ATGAAGTGCGTAACTACTTTGTCGCCAACTAATTTACCTTGGCTGCAATATTCAGCCGATTCGCAGTTTTCCCATAGACCCGCCTTGCGCACCACGCAGGGCGGCGTTGTTAGTTGGGGGCAAGTAGCAGAAAAAATTAATTTAACCGCGGGATTTTTACAGCATAAAGGTGTTGCTCGTGGAAATTTAGTCGCGTTTTGCGGAAAAAATAGTGAAAAAGGGCTATTTTTATATCTAGCAACAATTGCACTTGGGGCAAAAGTCGTGGGGATTAATCCGGCTTTTCCCGCAGATAAAATAGAATTGTTGTGTAGTGAATTAGCGGTTGATTTTTGTTTTTCCGAAGCGGATATCGACGAATGCGCTTTGATTGCTCCCTTACCAAATTTCTCATCAGCCGAACCGGCAACCTTGACCCTCACCTCCGGCTCCTCCGGGATGCCCAAAGCAGCGGTTCACAACGTATCTGCACATTTAGCGAATGCTCTAGGTGTTTGTGAATTAATGAATTTTACTGCGGATTCTTCCTGGCTATTTTCTTTGCCGCTTTATCATGTATCGGGGCAAGGCATCGTTTGGCGCTGGTTATCTGTCGGTGGTGAATTAGTTTTTCCACAGGCGGATTTTTATCAAACATTAAATAGTGTAACCCATGCTTCTTTAGTACCTACTCAGGTGCAACGTTGGTTAGCTTATTTGGCTCAGCATTCACAAAAACCGCAAACTAAAGCAGTATTGCTCGGCGGCAGTCGGATTCCACTGGAATTAGGTAATCAATTGGCTCATTGGGATGTGATAGCATTCAATGGTTATGGTTTGACGGAAATGGCTTCAACGGTTTGTGCTAAAGTTTTTAACGGTAAAGAGGGAGTTGGGTTGCCGTTATCCGGTCGACACCTCAAATTAGTTGGAGATGAAATTTATTTAAGTGGTGCCGGTATGGCGTTAGGATATTGGCAGCACGGTGAAATAGTATCCTTGGCAAACGCAGAAGGTTTTTTCCCAACTAAGGATAAAGGCGCTTGGTTGGACAATGAATGGCATTGCCTAGGACGTATCGATAATATGTTTATTTCCGGTGGTGAAAATATTCAACCGGAAGAAATTGAACAGTTAATCTTACAATGGCCAGAAGTAAAACAGGCTTTTGTATTACCACAAAATGATTCGGAATTCGGCCAGCGGCCGGTTGCGCTATTGGAGTTTGTGGATGATTACTCAGAATCTGCGGTAATCCGTTTACGCGATTTCTTACAAGGGCGTTTGGAACGTTTTAAACAACCAATTGCCTATTACCCGTTACCCCAATTTAATGATGGCGCGATTAAACTTTCGCGTAGCCGCCTTGCCGATTGGCTGGCACAACAAGGAAAATCAGCAAAATAA
- the mscK gene encoding mechanosensitive channel MscK: MSLFNSSSKWRSLWAVAGLALCIGLPVNADTAANTLPTEKALKSDLTNAQKLPDGDDKNTLISTIQGSLDLLKQIQTQQKANDDLQNTIAAADAEIQKNNNDAQTFKKQLGTAKSSDYNNVSVDDLQELLEKLTAQQQQTQTDLSTANGLLSSQNSVSERAQTALTENLQRTQNINQALANSSTSSAQKQQYQLELNLIELKNAYNQIMLKNSDLLTVLYQSRYDLLNLKLQLQQQQFSAVQEQINQRNLAQSKDQVQQVQQQQQGASTTSDYVQQELDRNAQLSQLLLQQTEKTNSLSQDELRMSNVLDNLKQTQHTIDEQISALQGTLVLSRIIQQQKQRLPTNLNIQGLSKQIADLRVKIFDITQKRNELYDVDAYINKLQQDEGQTFSNTEKTQLKNLLTERRKISTDVIKSLNNQLNLAINLELTQQQITQISDQLQSKLDQQSFWVKSNNQINLDWFKMLPGALRAQFDGIGKKLGFINDPGDAPYLFGFVFLLAAIGGVIFKFREWIKHRLSLIHGEINTLRGDSQWHTPIALLLTALLSLSGALWFLAFCLPIGFFFFKNPSEFWNWSLQMAVYWWFFSFALAILRPNGIAVRHFGFSQDNADRMRGVTKRIIVLVVMLLNTSIFSNAVDSGITGDVMGEIITIVALLFCIIIVAPRFRKATENLQDSLAQTDGDSIIMRLVRIAILLMPIILIVLVSVGYYYTALILINHIIKTYIAWVVWILIRRTIYRGISVASRRLAYRRLQEKRRQQQASSSNGENGSGEDVVQISEQEEGLAINQVRSQLTSFADLFIWTALLVIFYYVWSDLLTVASYLQGVTLWSQTTTTDAGTVTEIISLFNLLVASVILLITYILVRNLSGILEVLIFSRIKLSQGTPYTIVTLLTYAIVAIGGAWAFATLGMSWSKLQWLFAALSVGLGFGMQEIFANFVSGIILLFERPIRVGDTVTINGSTGTVSKIRIRAITLIDADRKEVIVPNKSFVTGEVTNWALTNPITRVVISVGVAYGTDLNLVKKLLLQAAAEQPNILKDPEPRALFMAFGASTLDHELRVYIAQVAERTNTIDALNRRVNDILTENGVDIAFNQLDIFIKNKTTGEEIPFVDATKLGIIKE; this comes from the coding sequence ATGAGTCTATTTAATTCTTCCAGTAAATGGCGGAGCCTCTGGGCTGTAGCCGGTTTGGCATTGTGTATCGGTTTACCGGTAAATGCAGATACTGCAGCGAATACGTTGCCGACAGAAAAAGCCCTTAAAAGTGATTTGACTAATGCGCAAAAATTGCCGGATGGCGATGATAAAAACACGCTTATTTCGACGATTCAAGGCTCTTTGGATTTATTAAAACAAATTCAAACTCAACAAAAAGCCAATGATGACCTACAAAATACGATTGCGGCCGCTGACGCTGAAATTCAAAAAAATAATAATGACGCGCAAACCTTTAAGAAACAATTGGGAACAGCGAAAAGCAGCGATTACAACAATGTTTCCGTGGATGACTTACAAGAGTTATTGGAAAAACTCACTGCTCAACAACAGCAGACACAAACGGATTTAAGTACTGCTAATGGTTTATTAAGTAGTCAAAATTCAGTTTCTGAACGGGCACAAACCGCATTGACCGAAAATTTACAACGCACCCAAAATATTAATCAAGCACTCGCCAATAGCTCAACCTCTTCAGCACAAAAACAGCAATATCAATTAGAGTTAAATTTAATCGAGCTCAAAAATGCCTATAACCAAATTATGTTGAAAAATAGCGATTTGCTTACCGTGCTATATCAAAGTCGTTATGATTTGCTCAACCTAAAATTACAGCTACAGCAACAGCAATTCAGCGCCGTACAGGAGCAAATCAACCAACGTAATTTGGCTCAATCGAAGGATCAGGTTCAACAGGTTCAACAGCAGCAACAAGGAGCTTCTACTACCAGCGATTATGTTCAACAGGAATTGGATCGTAATGCTCAATTAAGTCAGTTATTGCTGCAACAAACTGAAAAAACTAACAGTTTGTCGCAGGATGAATTACGCATGAGTAATGTGTTGGATAACCTGAAACAGACCCAACATACTATCGATGAGCAGATCAGTGCATTGCAGGGTACTTTAGTGCTTTCCCGGATTATCCAGCAACAAAAACAGCGATTACCAACCAATCTGAATATCCAAGGACTTTCCAAACAAATCGCCGATCTGCGAGTTAAGATTTTTGATATTACGCAGAAACGTAACGAACTTTACGATGTGGATGCTTACATCAATAAATTACAACAGGATGAAGGACAAACCTTTAGCAATACTGAAAAAACGCAACTGAAAAATTTATTGACGGAACGCCGCAAGATTTCTACGGATGTGATTAAGTCCTTAAATAATCAGTTAAATTTGGCAATTAACTTAGAACTGACCCAACAACAGATTACGCAAATTAGTGATCAGTTACAGTCTAAATTGGATCAGCAAAGCTTTTGGGTAAAAAGTAACAATCAAATCAATCTGGATTGGTTCAAAATGTTGCCGGGAGCCTTAAGAGCCCAATTTGATGGCATTGGTAAAAAACTTGGTTTTATTAATGATCCGGGTGATGCCCCTTACTTATTTGGTTTTGTATTTTTATTGGCGGCCATTGGTGGGGTTATCTTTAAATTTAGGGAATGGATTAAGCATCGTTTATCGTTAATTCATGGAGAAATCAATACTTTACGCGGCGATAGTCAATGGCATACACCGATTGCACTGTTGTTGACGGCGTTGCTTTCCCTTTCCGGTGCACTATGGTTTTTAGCATTCTGTCTACCGATAGGCTTTTTCTTCTTTAAAAACCCGTCGGAATTTTGGAATTGGTCGTTGCAAATGGCGGTTTATTGGTGGTTTTTCTCCTTTGCCTTAGCCATTTTACGTCCTAATGGTATTGCGGTACGCCATTTCGGTTTTTCACAAGATAACGCAGATCGCATGCGGGGCGTTACTAAACGTATTATTGTATTAGTGGTAATGCTGTTAAATACCTCCATCTTCAGTAATGCGGTGGATAGCGGCATTACAGGTGATGTCATGGGCGAGATCATTACCATTGTGGCGTTATTATTCTGCATCATTATTGTGGCGCCACGTTTCCGTAAAGCGACCGAAAATCTGCAGGACAGTTTAGCGCAGACAGATGGTGATTCGATCATTATGCGCTTGGTGCGGATTGCGATTCTATTGATGCCGATAATCCTAATTGTGTTAGTGTCGGTCGGCTATTATTACACCGCCCTTATTTTGATTAACCATATTATTAAAACCTACATTGCTTGGGTGGTTTGGATATTAATCCGGCGCACTATTTATCGGGGCATTTCCGTTGCTTCCCGTCGTTTAGCGTATCGCCGTTTACAGGAAAAACGTCGTCAACAGCAGGCGTCTAGCAGTAATGGCGAAAATGGTTCCGGTGAAGATGTGGTACAAATTAGCGAGCAGGAAGAAGGATTGGCAATCAATCAAGTACGTAGCCAATTGACCTCCTTTGCCGATCTCTTTATTTGGACAGCATTACTGGTCATCTTCTATTATGTGTGGTCAGATTTACTCACGGTGGCAAGCTATTTGCAGGGCGTAACCCTTTGGTCTCAAACCACCACCACCGATGCGGGAACGGTCACCGAAATTATTTCGTTGTTTAATCTATTAGTTGCTTCAGTTATTTTATTGATTACCTATATTTTGGTGCGCAACCTTTCGGGGATTTTAGAAGTACTAATTTTCTCACGGATTAAACTCTCACAAGGAACGCCTTACACTATTGTTACCTTGCTCACTTATGCGATTGTTGCAATTGGGGGAGCTTGGGCGTTTGCGACCCTAGGGATGTCCTGGTCTAAATTACAATGGTTATTTGCCGCGTTGTCGGTGGGGTTGGGTTTCGGTATGCAGGAAATTTTTGCTAACTTTGTGTCCGGTATCATCTTGTTATTCGAACGGCCGATTCGGGTGGGCGATACGGTAACCATCAATGGTTCCACCGGTACGGTATCGAAAATCCGTATTCGCGCTATCACCTTAATTGATGCGGATCGTAAGGAAGTGATCGTACCGAATAAATCCTTTGTGACCGGAGAGGTGACTAACTGGGCGTTAACCAACCCAATTACCCGCGTGGTAATTTCCGTTGGGGTAGCCTATGGCACAGATTTGAATTTGGTGAAAAAATTATTATTACAGGCAGCCGCGGAGCAACCGAATATCCTTAAGGATCCAGAACCCCGTGCTTTGTTTATGGCCTTTGGTGCCAGCACCTTGGATCATGAATTACGTGTGTATATTGCACAGGTGGCAGAACGAACCAACACCATTGATGCGCTGAATCGTCGGGTGAATGATATTTTGACGGAAAATGGTGTAGATATCGCCTTCAATCAATTGGATATTTTTATCAAAAATAAAACCACCGGTGAGGAAATTCCTTTTGTTGATGCGACCAAATTAGGGATCATCAAGGAATAA
- the aroC gene encoding chorismate synthase, with protein MAGNSIGQLFRVTTFGESHGIALGAIVDGVPPNMALSEADLQPDLDRRKPGSSQFTTARREADEVQILSGVFEGKTTGTSIGLLIKNGDQRSQDYGDIKDRFRPGHADFTYQQKYGIRDYRGGGRSSARETAMRVAAGAIAKKYLREQFGIEVRGFLSQIGEVKTPVLDLAEIDWGFVNSNPFFCPDQATAEAFEELIRDLKKQGDSIGAKLTVVAEHVPAGLGEPVFDRLDADLAHALMGINAVKGVEIGDGFGVVEQRGSQHRDELTPQGFLSNHAGGILGGISSGQPIVATIALKPTSSITIPGRSINLDGEPVEVITKGRHDPCVGIRAVPIAEAMMAIVLLDHLLRFKAQCK; from the coding sequence ATGGCAGGCAACAGCATCGGACAATTATTTCGGGTGACCACCTTTGGTGAGTCACATGGTATCGCTTTGGGCGCTATTGTGGATGGCGTACCTCCCAACATGGCATTATCGGAAGCGGATTTACAACCGGATTTGGATCGCCGTAAACCGGGCAGTTCGCAATTTACGACAGCGCGTCGTGAAGCGGATGAAGTGCAGATTTTATCCGGTGTGTTTGAAGGAAAAACCACCGGCACGAGCATTGGTTTGTTAATTAAAAATGGCGATCAACGCTCGCAAGACTATGGCGACATCAAGGATCGTTTCCGGCCGGGACATGCGGATTTTACCTATCAGCAAAAATACGGTATTCGCGATTATCGTGGTGGTGGTCGTTCTTCCGCGCGAGAAACGGCAATGCGGGTTGCGGCGGGGGCAATTGCCAAAAAATATTTACGCGAGCAATTTGGGATTGAAGTCCGGGGTTTTTTAAGCCAAATCGGTGAGGTGAAAACACCAGTATTAGATTTGGCGGAGATTGATTGGGGCTTTGTGAATAGCAATCCGTTTTTCTGTCCAGATCAAGCAACCGCAGAAGCCTTTGAAGAACTGATTCGCGATTTGAAAAAGCAGGGGGATTCGATTGGTGCCAAATTGACCGTTGTAGCAGAACATGTACCGGCGGGACTAGGCGAACCGGTATTTGACCGTTTGGATGCCGATTTAGCCCATGCTTTAATGGGCATTAATGCGGTGAAAGGTGTGGAAATCGGAGATGGTTTTGGCGTGGTAGAACAACGTGGTAGCCAACATCGTGATGAATTAACGCCACAAGGCTTTTTATCCAATCATGCCGGTGGCATTTTAGGCGGTATCAGTTCCGGTCAACCCATTGTGGCTACTATAGCTTTAAAACCAACTTCCAGCATTACTATTCCCGGACGTTCAATTAATTTGGATGGTGAACCGGTGGAGGTCATCACCAAGGGACGTCATGATCCCTGCGTTGGAATCCGCGCAGTACCGATTGCCGAGGCGATGATGGCAATTGTGTTGTTGGATCATTTATTACGTTTTAAAGCCCAGTGCAAATAG